From Lolium perenne isolate Kyuss_39 chromosome 5, Kyuss_2.0, whole genome shotgun sequence, a single genomic window includes:
- the LOC127303702 gene encoding SKP1-like protein 1, whose amino-acid sequence MITLKSSDGEQFETTREAAAMSQTIQHLIEDNCMDNGVPLPNVDSKTLAMVMEYCNKHVADSADEEGLKSFDESFIKVDPDTLFDIILAANNLEIKGLLDLSSQRVADMIKGKSAEEIRKTLNIKNDYTPEEEEKNRRENPWAFRD is encoded by the coding sequence ATGATCACGCTGAAGAGCTCCGACGGTGAGCAATTCGAGACGAcccgggaggcggcggcgatgtCGCAGACCATCCAGCACCTGATCGAGGACAACTGCATGGACAACGGCGTCCCTCTCCCCAACGTCGACTCTAAAACCCTTGCCATGGTCATGGAGTACTGCAACAAGCACGTCGCCGACAGTGCGGACGAGGAGGGCCTCAAGAGCTTCGACGAGAGCTTTATCAAGGTGGATCCGGACACGCTGTTCGACATCATCCTCGCCGCCAACAATCTGGAAATCAAGGGGCTCCTGGACCTCAGCAGCCAGAGGGTCGCCGATATGATCAAGGGTAAGTCGGCTGAGGAGATTCGGAAGACGCTCAACATCAAGAACGACTacacgccggaggaggaggagaagaaccgAAGGGAGAACCCGTGGGCGTTTCGCGATTGA